The proteins below are encoded in one region of Ereboglobus luteus:
- a CDS encoding FAD-dependent oxidoreductase has product MESQPCDFTTPCLVVGGGPAGYGAALAAARNGCKVMLVERHGFLGGMGAAANLSCYINYRSGEEDLSEAAYRELIGQLRASGLSYPVRYAHTDYIDPEFTKVVMEKTLIGAGVTLLYHSLFERAARAADGGWLVEFVAKNARIRVRADYVIDATGDADVCASAGAAMTHGRKSDGRAQPMSMVTQLSGFDPGAWERAGEPIEAGRYAVKCDCFADLIARARAEGEWTIPRENIAMLWAAPGDPTSVTINGTRINGLSACDPLDVTRAEIEGRRQADELARFFKKYVPGFERSHLSRTGPQIGVRESRRITGRALLTEDDVRESRHPDDSITRCAYPIDVHSPDSASTQFESIPGKHSYGIPWGCLLPASLENMAAAGRCISATHEAAGSFRVMPTCMGLGEAAGSGVAIAAERGAVLSSVPAQAVRAMMDGNLRRREASESIINK; this is encoded by the coding sequence ATGGAATCCCAACCCTGTGATTTTACCACCCCGTGCCTTGTTGTTGGCGGAGGCCCCGCCGGTTATGGCGCGGCGCTCGCCGCCGCGCGAAACGGCTGCAAGGTCATGCTCGTCGAGCGCCACGGTTTTCTCGGAGGCATGGGGGCCGCGGCGAATCTCAGTTGCTACATCAACTACCGCAGCGGCGAGGAGGATTTGAGCGAGGCGGCATACCGCGAGCTCATCGGGCAGCTGAGGGCCTCCGGGCTTTCGTATCCCGTGCGCTATGCACACACAGATTACATCGATCCCGAATTCACAAAGGTGGTGATGGAAAAAACACTCATCGGCGCGGGCGTGACGCTGTTGTATCATAGCTTGTTTGAGCGCGCCGCGCGCGCGGCGGACGGAGGCTGGTTGGTCGAGTTCGTCGCGAAAAACGCGCGCATCCGCGTGCGCGCCGATTATGTGATCGACGCCACCGGTGACGCGGATGTGTGCGCCTCCGCCGGGGCGGCGATGACACACGGGCGCAAGAGCGACGGGCGCGCGCAACCCATGTCGATGGTCACGCAACTTTCCGGTTTTGATCCCGGGGCCTGGGAGCGCGCGGGCGAGCCCATCGAGGCCGGGCGTTATGCGGTGAAATGCGATTGCTTCGCCGATCTCATCGCCCGGGCGCGCGCCGAGGGTGAGTGGACAATTCCACGCGAAAACATTGCCATGCTCTGGGCAGCCCCCGGCGATCCGACTTCTGTGACCATCAACGGCACGCGCATCAACGGGCTGAGCGCGTGCGACCCGCTTGATGTCACGCGCGCGGAGATCGAGGGCCGCCGTCAGGCGGACGAACTGGCGCGGTTTTTCAAAAAATACGTGCCCGGTTTTGAGCGCTCGCATTTGTCCCGCACCGGACCGCAAATCGGCGTGCGCGAGAGCCGGCGCATCACCGGGCGCGCCTTGCTCACCGAGGATGATGTGCGCGAAAGCCGACATCCCGATGATTCCATTACACGCTGCGCCTATCCGATCGATGTGCACAGCCCGGACAGCGCCTCCACCCAGTTTGAATCGATACCGGGCAAGCATTCCTACGGCATACCGTGGGGTTGCCTGCTGCCCGCCAGTCTCGAAAACATGGCCGCCGCCGGGCGCTGCATCAGCGCGACACATGAGGCCGCGGGCAGTTTTCGCGTCATGCCCACCTGCATGGGGCTTGGCGAGGCGGCCGGTTCGGGGGTGGCAATCGCAGCGGAGCGCGGAGCCGTTTTGTCATCAGTGCCGGCGCAGGCAGTCCGTGCCATGATGGACGGGAATCTGCGGCGCCGCGAGGCATCCGAATCCATAATCAACAAATAA
- a CDS encoding glycoside hydrolase family 65 protein, with protein MIPASNISGLDSPDFLIEETSFDRASIATNGCKFMIGNGRMGVRGTLEEFSKEQLAACTLAGVYDQLPGKWREPVNAPNPFYVRAFHEGVLLSAESLQPVSHRQWIDMRTARHGRETVFRLDGGLEVSIKAVRFLSAAETHAGVMRYSIEASRDCELVIEAGIDGDVWDLNGPHLGDFAASEQDGVLVLGARTHEQGRALAVGVAYEETLPAGNTRPAEIAARATSITRRVTVRARAGAAYSFSGYISFFCDTENAAARVVECCRGSLATGCDAMFAAHCDVWDGRWRRSDVEIDGDPGAQLALRHGIYQLLIVAPSHTDRVSIPARGLSGQVYKGGVFWDTEIFMLPFFTHTQPETARRLLSYRSHTLDGARRKAADLGFRGAFYAWESQETGDDACTYFNVTDVFTGRPLRTYFRDKQVHVSADVAVAIWNYYRQTGDTEFIVEGGAEVILECARFFLSRACIDPDTGRHEIRDVVGPDEYHERVDNNAFTNAMVAATLRIAIDTLELMRNHDARALATLVARLDYANDARRLGEMAARLYRPSPSPDSGVIEQFDGYHRMEDASLVEVTKRVIQPSEYWGATHGVAANTKIIKQADVVLMLHLFRDEFSEDVKRANWEYYEPRTEHGSSLSPCVYALVAADIGKTDWAYRYFLKTATIDLTGDSKQYVGPLYIGGTHPAANGGAWMAAVLGFGGLRVCDGFVRLDPVLPEGWESLAFSFCARGDWFRARITRGGISVTADAANRAGVEFRFAGGAGAVCAPGATLSTDVLS; from the coding sequence ATGATTCCGGCTAGTAACATAAGCGGATTGGATTCCCCTGATTTTTTGATCGAGGAAACATCCTTCGACCGCGCGTCCATAGCCACAAACGGCTGCAAGTTCATGATCGGAAACGGTCGCATGGGAGTGCGCGGCACGCTTGAGGAATTTTCCAAGGAGCAGCTTGCCGCCTGCACGCTGGCGGGCGTTTACGACCAGCTTCCGGGCAAGTGGAGGGAGCCGGTCAACGCGCCAAATCCTTTTTATGTCCGCGCGTTTCACGAGGGAGTCCTTCTCTCCGCGGAATCGTTGCAACCTGTGTCGCATCGGCAGTGGATCGATATGCGCACGGCCCGGCATGGGCGCGAAACAGTTTTTCGACTGGACGGCGGACTCGAGGTTTCCATCAAGGCGGTGCGCTTTTTGAGCGCGGCGGAAACGCATGCCGGAGTCATGCGCTACTCCATTGAGGCGAGCCGCGATTGCGAACTGGTGATTGAAGCCGGGATCGACGGGGATGTGTGGGACTTGAACGGTCCCCACCTTGGGGACTTCGCGGCCTCCGAGCAGGACGGCGTGCTCGTCCTCGGGGCCCGGACGCATGAACAGGGCAGGGCGCTGGCCGTGGGCGTGGCGTATGAGGAAACACTTCCGGCGGGGAACACGCGCCCCGCGGAAATCGCGGCGCGCGCGACTTCGATCACAAGGCGCGTGACGGTGCGCGCGAGGGCCGGCGCGGCGTATTCATTTTCAGGATACATCTCGTTTTTTTGCGATACGGAAAATGCCGCCGCCAGGGTCGTCGAATGCTGCCGCGGTTCGCTGGCGACGGGCTGCGACGCGATGTTTGCCGCGCATTGCGACGTGTGGGACGGGCGTTGGAGGCGCTCCGACGTGGAGATCGACGGCGACCCGGGGGCGCAACTTGCGCTCCGGCACGGCATCTACCAGTTGCTTATCGTCGCGCCCTCGCACACGGACCGGGTGTCGATCCCGGCGCGCGGTTTGTCAGGCCAAGTTTACAAGGGCGGCGTGTTCTGGGATACCGAGATTTTCATGCTGCCGTTTTTCACCCATACGCAGCCCGAAACGGCGCGCCGGCTGCTTTCCTACCGGAGTCACACGCTGGACGGCGCCCGGCGCAAGGCGGCGGACCTCGGGTTTCGCGGAGCTTTTTACGCGTGGGAAAGTCAGGAGACTGGCGATGATGCGTGCACGTATTTCAACGTCACCGACGTTTTCACGGGGCGGCCCCTGCGCACCTATTTTCGCGACAAGCAAGTGCATGTCAGCGCCGACGTGGCCGTGGCGATCTGGAACTACTACCGGCAGACGGGCGACACGGAGTTTATTGTCGAGGGCGGAGCGGAAGTGATTCTGGAATGCGCGCGCTTTTTTCTGTCGCGCGCGTGCATAGATCCGGACACGGGGCGGCACGAGATTCGCGACGTGGTCGGCCCTGACGAGTATCATGAGCGAGTGGACAACAACGCGTTCACAAACGCCATGGTGGCGGCGACGCTGCGCATCGCGATCGACACACTGGAGCTGATGCGGAATCACGATGCGCGCGCGCTGGCGACGCTTGTCGCGCGGCTTGATTATGCGAACGATGCGAGACGCCTCGGGGAAATGGCCGCGCGCCTTTACCGTCCCTCGCCATCGCCCGATTCCGGCGTGATTGAACAGTTCGACGGCTATCATCGCATGGAGGACGCGAGTTTGGTCGAGGTGACGAAGCGTGTCATCCAGCCCAGCGAGTATTGGGGGGCGACGCACGGTGTTGCCGCGAACACGAAGATCATCAAGCAAGCCGATGTCGTGTTGATGCTCCACCTGTTTCGCGACGAGTTTTCGGAGGACGTCAAGCGCGCGAATTGGGAATACTACGAACCGCGCACCGAGCATGGTTCGAGCCTTAGCCCATGTGTGTATGCGCTCGTGGCGGCGGACATTGGCAAGACGGACTGGGCGTATCGTTACTTTCTCAAAACCGCCACCATCGATTTGACGGGCGATTCGAAGCAATACGTTGGCCCGCTCTACATCGGAGGCACGCATCCGGCGGCAAATGGAGGCGCGTGGATGGCGGCCGTGCTTGGTTTCGGAGGACTGCGCGTGTGCGACGGCTTTGTGCGCCTTGACCCGGTTTTGCCGGAGGGCTGGGAGTCGCTGGCATTTTCTTTTTGCGCGCGTGGCGACTGGTTTCGCGCGCGAATCACGCGCGGCGGAATTTCGGTGACCGCGGATGCCGCGAATCGCGCGGGCGTCGAGTTCAGGTTCGCCGGCGGCGCGGGCGCGGTGTGCGCACCGGGAGCAACCCTTTCAACGGACGTTTTGTCATGA
- a CDS encoding TonB-dependent siderophore receptor, with the protein MPNPKKILAALLIFPCAVFAQEAPVVPDDDDDIVVLSPFEVREDANGGYAATNAVSGTRLNTNLLELPKTVDVVTSDFIKDIGAIDMAGALQYTPGVVLADDNVGSDDAYGGRFSIRGIQTNTSYRNGFPSSFIVDPVLIDRIEIIKGPSSTFSGPIEPGGTRNYITRKPPGKSTTSLFSRYESFSRFRAQIVNGGPLKTDKSLSYRIAGVYEDFDSYQDFANRKRHVGAGTLLWKISSKATLQTDFQYVRSEVIPSTHTGIFTLVNGERTYQDDIPREFNRQGPEAFANTTQISSLTDFTYRINHTWTVRAGLIYTNQDVARLLPGTGSQIVMVNGRRAVSRTEVTYMKDAISTAVNPQVYAVGEFKYGKISHKLMLGADFYHFDTKNDIYRKTELTRLFIDDRANNDYSLGNPADYDEFNLRRTLHRYKALSMNNIIQFFGKRLTIMQALRYTHLDDIAKNDMVTAANPRVQDTQSNWVQSYGASLKILPDMSVFLSYSQSFNPQALFFTYEGNMLKPLKGRGWDVGVKYDIIKNKLSSTLTAYDLKQNNAMIADFDHSGYYLNSGETKSRGVEFTLQAHPVKPWQATLGYSYIDAEIVTAPASRPERLGRVANIPKHQLTLWNHYRISNGALKGLAGGLGVVYMSARRTHATLADQPGIEAPGYTKLDLSISYSFKLRRMPVTLRGEVNNLTDEKYFSAYNYYGMPRTYSGSLELRF; encoded by the coding sequence ATGCCCAACCCAAAAAAAATACTCGCCGCGTTGCTGATTTTTCCATGCGCCGTATTCGCACAGGAAGCCCCCGTCGTTCCGGATGATGACGATGATATTGTCGTGTTATCCCCCTTCGAGGTAAGGGAGGACGCCAATGGGGGCTACGCCGCCACCAACGCGGTCTCCGGCACGCGCCTTAACACCAATCTGCTGGAGCTTCCCAAGACAGTCGATGTGGTGACGTCCGATTTTATCAAGGACATTGGCGCAATAGACATGGCAGGCGCCCTGCAATATACTCCCGGTGTTGTTCTTGCGGATGACAATGTGGGCTCGGACGATGCCTACGGCGGGCGTTTCTCAATTCGCGGCATACAGACCAACACATCCTATCGAAACGGTTTCCCCTCATCCTTTATTGTCGATCCCGTTCTCATCGACCGCATCGAAATAATCAAGGGGCCGTCCTCCACTTTTTCCGGCCCCATTGAGCCGGGCGGCACGCGCAATTATATAACACGCAAACCACCCGGAAAGAGCACGACATCATTGTTCAGCCGTTATGAAAGCTTTAGCCGTTTTCGCGCGCAAATAGTCAACGGCGGTCCGCTGAAAACCGACAAGTCGCTTTCCTATCGCATTGCCGGTGTGTATGAGGATTTCGACAGCTATCAGGATTTCGCCAACCGGAAGCGCCATGTCGGGGCGGGCACCCTGCTCTGGAAAATATCGTCCAAGGCCACGCTTCAAACCGATTTCCAATACGTTCGCAGCGAGGTTATTCCGAGCACCCACACGGGCATCTTCACCCTTGTAAACGGCGAGCGCACCTATCAGGACGACATCCCGCGCGAATTCAACCGCCAGGGACCGGAGGCCTTTGCCAACACCACGCAAATTTCCTCGCTGACCGACTTCACCTACAGAATAAATCACACGTGGACCGTTCGCGCCGGCCTTATATATACAAACCAGGATGTCGCCCGCCTCCTGCCCGGCACCGGCTCGCAAATAGTCATGGTCAACGGAAGGCGCGCAGTCTCGCGCACCGAGGTCACTTACATGAAGGACGCGATCAGCACCGCCGTGAATCCCCAGGTTTACGCGGTGGGCGAATTCAAATACGGAAAGATCTCGCACAAGCTGATGCTTGGCGCCGATTTTTATCATTTCGACACAAAAAACGACATATACAGAAAAACCGAGCTCACGCGCCTTTTTATAGACGACCGGGCCAATAATGATTACAGCCTCGGCAATCCGGCGGACTACGACGAGTTCAACCTGCGCCGCACACTGCACCGCTACAAGGCGCTCTCGATGAATAATATTATTCAGTTCTTTGGCAAACGCCTCACCATCATGCAGGCGCTCCGTTACACTCATCTTGATGATATTGCCAAAAACGACATGGTCACGGCCGCCAATCCCCGCGTGCAGGACACGCAATCCAACTGGGTGCAATCCTATGGGGCGTCCTTGAAAATCCTGCCCGACATGTCGGTTTTCCTCAGCTACAGCCAGTCATTCAATCCGCAGGCTCTCTTTTTCACTTATGAAGGCAACATGCTCAAGCCGCTCAAGGGCAGGGGCTGGGATGTCGGTGTGAAATACGACATTATAAAGAACAAGCTTTCGAGCACGCTCACGGCCTACGATTTGAAGCAAAACAACGCCATGATCGCCGACTTTGATCATTCGGGATATTATCTAAACAGTGGTGAAACGAAAAGCCGCGGCGTGGAGTTCACACTCCAGGCGCACCCGGTGAAACCCTGGCAGGCCACGCTCGGCTACTCGTATATTGACGCCGAGATAGTAACCGCGCCCGCGTCCCGCCCCGAGCGTCTCGGACGCGTGGCCAACATCCCCAAGCACCAGCTCACCCTGTGGAATCATTATCGCATTTCGAATGGCGCGCTCAAGGGACTGGCCGGCGGGCTCGGCGTCGTTTACATGTCCGCCCGGCGCACCCACGCCACGCTTGCCGACCAGCCCGGAATCGAGGCGCCGGGTTATACAAAATTGGACCTGAGCATTTCATACTCATTTAAACTCCGCAGGATGCCCGTCACCTTGCGCGGAGAGGTTAACAACCTCACCGACGAGAAGTATTTCTCCGCTTACAACTACTACGGCATGCCGCGCACCTATTCGGGCTCGCTGGAGCTTCGGTTCTAA
- a CDS encoding beta-galactosidase — translation MLPFAAGFVMFFPAVPSHCAEPLENAAAYSLLRNEDGSSKPGAFPMGFVRGETAQTVQLGFSQVQDVAMFDSLVKGEKYPEPSAYLQSREGIEYYSLALPADSLGPLHLSAAGENAIGTKPVPGIGPLLLAHGPDGKPYSHPKHKTRALAKSIDLCDVFDRNTRRYLVSYVREHVRSRVGSPIDNRIARWGLDNEWEARPNYSPEACRLFVEWLKRAYQNNITELNRAWGSSFTAFDAELTKELPREDDYLRKPGRFLDWCDFQSEYFMHVLGEQMAAMREADPRKRGVVHKSTQITLEMPATSRTRMINHGRFGDIARPHSGGLYGIDMYGAGDRQAYEINYIFNCIRPHDRAPGFGVMLCEANNHGGPGHQFAGTMWRLLANGLKSMMFFTPGYVGAPVKSDWDHFSFIDRDTGRPKDKFFYAARWANMVRRTEEFWSAAVPAPGMPRIAMLVPKRDVLLSERSERNQNTGMFSYARNHRWMVFRWLREQGYWVDVLPYEKLGDDYLSAYDALVLVGAEHLSPTECETIARHVASGRVLVADTMPGYFDQHHRVLNAFAKVAGVEASRLPDLGEVHFDINGRKVSAKTPVAVNLRADGNAKVLARDAAGKPLALVSPFHGGRILLMPFELGSLEHVEKGKSLDSLQSGNAPTAGSEPYASFPGEFDIGAWLGGLLRTAGVRPACAISGENSDNARIIRIEQPYVDANGNVAVVITNRAQIEPREIMRACEIELPLPGGAWAAGLWGSAESDELHPVSVAQVSGALHRVSLPEIASAGVLYFFRKHEPLIGITSIEAEGGAVAVDGVTPKIAPGAALKVTARLFNTTGATLSSGEMALRAPSGWTIGAERVRTKELAAGESVSVEFSIIPEKDGKRMKPDWIYPLVARWGTDGKDRSIAATHVESAPLPEDIAWLLTDNANYPETHPYKKKTGATYAYSKSAMAEADPISKAGKTPPGRALLGGFGSIAGERNSFNRGGYVKTFYARYNTPKVEVTFDLKDVRTVRRVNIVSGPEPVRPQGIEVFTSEDGKTFALQKTITPGEPSLEHVAALDDIRARHVKLVVTWPKAGGTLDEVEIWGR, via the coding sequence GTGCTTCCGTTCGCGGCCGGCTTCGTCATGTTTTTCCCGGCGGTTCCCTCGCATTGCGCGGAACCGTTGGAAAACGCGGCGGCATACTCATTGTTGCGCAACGAGGACGGGAGCTCGAAACCGGGCGCGTTTCCCATGGGGTTTGTGCGCGGGGAAACGGCCCAAACAGTGCAGCTTGGCTTTAGCCAGGTGCAGGACGTGGCGATGTTTGATTCATTGGTCAAGGGCGAGAAATATCCGGAGCCGTCCGCTTATTTGCAATCGAGGGAGGGCATTGAGTATTACAGCCTGGCGCTGCCCGCGGACAGCCTGGGGCCGCTGCATCTCAGCGCGGCGGGTGAAAATGCCATCGGCACGAAACCCGTGCCCGGCATCGGACCTTTGCTCCTCGCGCACGGGCCGGATGGCAAACCGTATTCGCATCCCAAGCACAAGACGCGCGCGCTGGCGAAGAGCATCGACCTTTGCGACGTTTTCGACCGCAACACGCGCCGGTATCTGGTCAGTTATGTGCGGGAGCATGTGCGCTCCCGGGTCGGCTCGCCGATTGACAACCGCATCGCGCGATGGGGACTCGACAACGAGTGGGAGGCCCGCCCGAACTATTCCCCGGAAGCGTGCCGCTTGTTTGTCGAGTGGCTGAAACGCGCCTACCAGAATAACATCACCGAGCTGAACAGGGCGTGGGGCTCGTCGTTCACCGCGTTCGACGCGGAGCTGACCAAGGAGCTGCCGCGCGAGGATGATTACCTGCGGAAACCCGGACGGTTTCTCGACTGGTGCGATTTTCAATCCGAATATTTCATGCACGTGCTCGGCGAGCAGATGGCCGCGATGCGCGAGGCCGATCCGCGCAAGCGGGGTGTCGTGCACAAATCGACACAGATCACGCTCGAAATGCCTGCGACGAGCCGGACGCGCATGATAAACCACGGGCGTTTTGGCGACATTGCGCGGCCCCACAGCGGAGGGCTCTATGGCATCGACATGTATGGCGCCGGAGACAGGCAGGCGTATGAAATCAACTATATTTTTAATTGCATTCGCCCGCATGATCGCGCGCCGGGATTCGGTGTGATGTTGTGCGAGGCCAACAACCACGGAGGGCCGGGGCACCAGTTCGCGGGCACAATGTGGCGGCTGCTTGCGAACGGATTGAAGTCCATGATGTTTTTCACGCCCGGCTACGTGGGCGCGCCGGTGAAGAGCGACTGGGATCATTTCTCTTTCATCGACCGCGACACGGGCCGTCCGAAGGACAAGTTTTTCTACGCCGCGCGCTGGGCAAACATGGTCCGCCGCACGGAGGAATTTTGGAGCGCCGCCGTGCCCGCGCCGGGAATGCCCCGCATTGCGATGCTCGTGCCGAAACGCGATGTGCTTCTGAGCGAACGCTCCGAGCGGAACCAGAACACCGGCATGTTTTCCTACGCGCGGAACCATCGCTGGATGGTTTTCCGCTGGTTGCGCGAGCAAGGTTATTGGGTCGATGTGCTGCCCTACGAAAAACTGGGCGACGATTACCTTTCCGCTTACGATGCGCTTGTGCTCGTCGGCGCCGAACACCTCTCGCCCACGGAATGCGAGACAATCGCCCGCCACGTCGCCTCGGGGCGCGTCCTTGTCGCCGACACGATGCCGGGCTACTTCGACCAGCATCATCGCGTGCTGAATGCCTTCGCGAAAGTCGCGGGAGTCGAGGCCTCGCGCCTGCCGGATCTGGGCGAGGTGCATTTTGATATCAATGGCCGCAAGGTGTCCGCGAAAACGCCGGTTGCGGTCAACCTGCGCGCAGACGGCAACGCAAAGGTGCTTGCACGGGATGCCGCCGGAAAACCGCTCGCCTTGGTGAGCCCGTTTCACGGTGGCCGCATTTTGCTCATGCCGTTTGAACTCGGCTCACTTGAGCATGTCGAGAAAGGCAAGTCGCTCGACTCGCTGCAATCGGGCAACGCCCCCACGGCGGGCAGCGAGCCCTACGCATCATTCCCGGGCGAGTTCGACATCGGCGCGTGGCTGGGCGGATTGTTGAGAACCGCGGGGGTGAGGCCGGCATGTGCGATTTCGGGCGAAAACAGCGACAACGCGCGCATCATTCGCATCGAGCAGCCGTATGTCGATGCGAACGGAAACGTCGCCGTTGTCATTACAAATCGCGCCCAGATCGAACCGCGGGAAATAATGCGGGCGTGCGAAATCGAGCTGCCGCTGCCCGGCGGCGCATGGGCGGCGGGGCTCTGGGGCTCGGCGGAGTCGGACGAACTGCACCCCGTCTCCGTCGCGCAGGTTTCCGGCGCGTTGCATCGCGTGTCCCTGCCGGAGATCGCCAGCGCCGGGGTGCTTTATTTTTTCCGCAAACACGAGCCGCTGATCGGGATCACGAGCATCGAAGCGGAAGGCGGGGCGGTGGCGGTTGACGGCGTCACTCCCAAAATCGCACCGGGTGCCGCGCTCAAGGTGACAGCGCGTTTGTTTAACACGACGGGCGCGACGCTTTCATCGGGCGAAATGGCGTTGCGCGCGCCTTCCGGCTGGACAATCGGCGCGGAGCGCGTGCGCACCAAGGAGCTCGCCGCCGGCGAATCCGTTTCGGTGGAGTTTTCCATCATCCCCGAAAAAGACGGCAAGCGCATGAAGCCGGATTGGATTTACCCGCTGGTCGCGCGCTGGGGCACTGATGGCAAAGACCGCTCCATCGCGGCAACCCATGTCGAAAGCGCGCCGTTGCCGGAGGACATTGCCTGGCTGCTCACCGACAACGCGAACTATCCCGAGACCCATCCCTACAAAAAGAAAACCGGCGCCACCTACGCGTATTCGAAAAGCGCCATGGCCGAGGCGGACCCCATAAGCAAGGCGGGCAAGACGCCGCCCGGGCGCGCGCTACTCGGCGGTTTCGGAAGCATAGCCGGCGAACGCAACAGCTTTAACCGGGGTGGTTACGTGAAAACTTTTTATGCGCGTTACAACACGCCCAAGGTCGAGGTGACGTTCGACCTGAAGGATGTGCGCACCGTGCGCCGCGTGAACATTGTTTCCGGCCCCGAGCCGGTGCGGCCCCAGGGCATTGAGGTGTTCACAAGCGAGGATGGCAAAACCTTCGCGCTGCAAAAAACGATCACTCCCGGCGAGCCATCGCTGGAACATGTCGCCGCGCTGGATGATATTCGCGCCCGCCATGTGAAGCTGGTCGTCACCTGGCCCAAGGCGGGCGGGACTCTCGACGAAGTCGAGATATGGGGACGTTGA
- a CDS encoding IclR family transcriptional regulator — protein sequence MSQSPPRHERTATPLTQGIAVVRLLLQRGYALGVTQIANELGMPKSSLHRLLKTLCQIGFLQQNPRNYRYGVDARIFEFVHEVAAHFAHNMRLDAELRKTAAALDASVYVDMLGGRYAYVVCAAGDEGNTMRLGQNSLIHSSSPGKVLVAQMPESEWPKYAPREGDEATTPHTNLSPERFYAQLRQAREKGFAWNIRESSKDHVSIAAIVREPLVNPPRLAVALLLRHDVYIHRDQAELEQSVLKLAARLERILAMKR from the coding sequence ATGAGCCAGTCCCCACCCCGGCACGAACGAACAGCGACACCATTGACGCAAGGCATAGCGGTTGTCCGCCTCTTGCTTCAACGAGGCTACGCGCTTGGCGTCACGCAGATCGCCAATGAGCTCGGCATGCCAAAGTCGTCCCTGCACCGGTTGCTCAAGACGCTTTGCCAAATCGGTTTTCTTCAACAAAACCCGCGCAATTATCGCTATGGCGTGGATGCGCGCATCTTTGAGTTTGTGCATGAAGTGGCCGCGCACTTCGCCCACAATATGCGCCTTGACGCCGAGCTGCGCAAAACCGCCGCGGCGCTCGATGCGAGCGTGTATGTCGACATGCTCGGCGGACGTTACGCCTATGTCGTCTGCGCGGCCGGGGACGAGGGCAACACCATGCGCCTCGGGCAAAACAGCCTGATTCATTCATCGTCGCCGGGAAAAGTTCTCGTTGCGCAAATGCCCGAGTCCGAGTGGCCCAAATACGCGCCCCGCGAGGGGGACGAGGCGACCACGCCCCATACCAATCTTTCGCCCGAGCGCTTCTACGCGCAGCTGCGGCAGGCGCGTGAAAAGGGTTTTGCATGGAATATCCGCGAGAGCAGCAAGGACCATGTGTCCATTGCCGCCATCGTGCGCGAGCCGCTTGTGAATCCGCCGCGCCTCGCGGTGGCGCTATTGCTGCGCCACGACGTTTATATCCATCGGGACCAAGCCGAACTCGAACAATCCGTGCTCAAGCTCGCGGCGCGACTGGAACGAATCCTGGCCATGAAACGGTAA
- the pgmB gene encoding beta-phosphoglucomutase, protein MTMIAHDFISEARGMIFDLDGVIVDTAKYHYLAWKRLAEELGFAFSETDNERLKGVSRMRSLDILLKIGGMVFDDDARRRLAEKKNLWYVEYISRMDKSEILPGAGDYLGYLRGRGKRIALGSASKNAPMILERLGIAPLFDAVIDGNKVANAKPDPEVFLTAARALALDPSECVVFEDAGAGVEAAVRAGMRVVGIGDPAVLNSANCVVGGLDALLPKNLHNK, encoded by the coding sequence ATGACCATGATCGCACACGATTTTATTTCCGAGGCGCGCGGGATGATTTTTGACCTGGACGGTGTCATTGTGGACACGGCCAAGTATCATTATCTCGCATGGAAACGGCTCGCGGAGGAGCTCGGGTTTGCGTTCAGCGAGACGGACAATGAGCGGCTCAAGGGCGTCAGTCGCATGCGGTCGCTGGATATTCTTTTGAAGATTGGAGGCATGGTCTTTGACGACGACGCCAGGCGGCGGCTCGCCGAAAAAAAGAACCTCTGGTATGTCGAGTATATCTCCCGGATGGACAAGTCGGAGATTCTGCCCGGGGCGGGTGATTATCTCGGGTATCTGCGCGGCCGCGGAAAACGCATCGCGCTCGGTTCCGCGAGCAAGAACGCGCCCATGATTCTTGAGCGACTCGGCATCGCCCCTCTGTTTGACGCGGTCATCGACGGCAACAAGGTGGCAAACGCCAAGCCCGATCCCGAGGTGTTTCTCACGGCTGCGCGGGCGCTCGCGCTTGATCCGTCCGAGTGCGTCGTTTTCGAGGATGCCGGGGCGGGTGTGGAGGCTGCGGTGCGCGCGGGCATGCGCGTGGTGGGCATTGGCGATCCCGCCGTCTTGAATTCGGCAAACTGCGTGGTCGGCGGACTCGACGCATTGCTGCCCAAAAATCTCCACAATAAATAG